A stretch of DNA from Chanos chanos chromosome 11, fChaCha1.1, whole genome shotgun sequence:
GCTGGGACAAAACAGTaactgaaagcattttttttaacagtctgttTATTGGTTTTTCTTCTGTAACAAGACACGTATAAGCAGAAATATTACAGGAAAAACTGAAAgcgtttttaaatgaaaatgtgaatcaaatgtaaacaaagttTGCTCCCCGCTCCAGATCAGACTATGTGCCACACCGGCTGACACCCAGAGCTCCCAAACCTGTCCAGGTCTGTTCTCCCCCCGCTGTGGAAATGGCACTGCAGACCACATACATGCAAGACTTCACACAGCACCCGACGCAAAGAAACATCGTCAGCAAAACAGAGCAGCACTGGAGCCCGCCAGCCAAGATGGACACTCGGTCTGTCTACAACGGTATGTAGTCGCTAACTGGTCCCAGTGATCAATACCTGCTCTCTCCAGTGCtccttgtttctgtgtgagtgataTTTCTGTAGTCTGGAGGTACAGTGTAAATCCGCAGCCtgtgacagtctctctctctctcagaggaataCAGGCCCTGGTCCCTTCTCAAACAGAAACCTTTTAAGACGAAGGACAACCTGACAATCAGCACAGAAAAGTTCAGTGCCCTCAGCACCGCTCAGGACGACTACTGTCCCAAACCCGGCGCCGTGGCCCGTCATAGCTTTAAACCTGTACCAGTGCTGAAAGAGTCCCCGCCCTTTGAGGGTGACACCACCCACCGCCTGTCATACGTATCGCACCCCCCTCAACGCCGAGCCCCCAGACAGAAAATCGTTTACGAACCTAACTCTGTCCCTCTGGAAGCTGTTTCTACCCATCGTCATGACTACCGGggtttgagaggagagaggcctCGGTCGTGTAAGGCCCGGATCACGTGGGATGGGCACAGAATGCCATttgaagaggtcagtgagttTCAAGACAAGTACAGAGAATGGAAGCAGCCTCCATGTGTCAGACAGCGCTGCACTGCCTCATACTCACCACCAGAGGGCGAGATGGAGCTCGTTTCCACTGCCCATGGGGACTTCAAGGGCACAAGAGCCTCACCTGCCAGGTCAGCGCGTCCTCCCATCAAAGCCTGGAGCAAAGGGGCACCGTTTGAGGCTCGTTCTGCCATGAAGGAAGACTACAGGGCCTGGGAAAGCGCAGAGCGCAGCTGTTCGGCAAAGCCTCCGCACGTTCGCCAGTCTCCGGACAGATTCAGCGCCACCACCACTTTCCGTGCCCACTACACGCCCAAAACCGCCAGCAGAGCGGCCAGCTTTAAACCAGAGGCCGCGCGTCTGACCCCGCGCCACATGGAGACCGACACCGTCTACCGCTGCACCTACAGCGAGCATAAGATCCAGCCCTGCCCGGCCAGTCACGCACAGCCCCCCGGCTTCCACTACACAGGCAAGGGAAGGGGCGGACACCTCCTCTATCGGCCAACCGCAGCCCCAGAGAAGGGCGTGGCCAGACCTGCCACTGCAGGCAGTGCCAAACCCAAGGTGAGCGCTGCCACACGGCCGGTGAAATCGGCCATTTTCTCCCCCTGCAAGAGTTAACTCAGATCCCACAGAGCTCAGGAGAGCCATGCCCTGGAGTTCACTTTATTTCTTACCAATGAAACGATTCAAATCCACTACAACAGTCATTTTACTCCTCTGTTTTACACTCTGGAGTTCACTTTATTTCTTATCAATAAAACGATTCAAATCCACTACGACAGTCATTTTACTCCTCTGCTGCTGCGTCAGGGCCCTTTAGCTTTGAGCCGTTCCATTGTGAGAAAACGTTCAGGATATTTTAAAAGGGTTGAGGACAAGTGATATATTTATGATAAAGAACAGAATTAAGTTTTTTggtactttgttttttttttttttttgcttccatgacaatGAATTGAAATATCACTAAGAGAGAATGATTGTCCCAGTGTTGGTACTTTCAAAGTTGATAaaagtctcactcactcactcactcactcactcactcattttctaagccgcttatcctaattagggtcgcgggggatGCCGGAGCCTATCCCATCGTTCATTGGACAAGAGGccgggaaacaccctggacaggtcgccagtccatcttATAAAAGTCTGATCATCCTTTTTAAATAAACGTCGCTTGCAGTTCTCAATTTCACCACAAGATGGCGACCAGCTGCAAATCGAAGCCCCAGtacacagtaacagtaatatgATCTATGTTGCCGCATGTTGTCCGTATTAATAATATTAGAGCATGTTTGTAATGTAACCTTGGGTACagtgctctttctctgtctgccttaaAACATTCATATCTCTTATATTCTATAacttttttatttacaaaaagtTAGAAAAGCGGTCCTCTGGCCAGGCTGTTCTTTTTGcggttttctttccttcatttcatGTAAAGGTAATAAAACGTACAGTGACAAATTACCCTCGAACCCCCGATGCAGCGCTCCAACATCCTCTGTACTGATTCTTCTTCTATTTgcacttctttttcttcctcttcttcttttctctctctctccctctctccctctctctctgtctctccctctctcgctctacacacatatatgcacagaAGTAGGTAGGAATATATATTCATGTCGTTGGTTCTGTTGACTGttatggatgatgatgatgatgatgatgatagtcgTGCATTCTCTATCATCCTTATACTCTCCACTCTCCTGTTTCATGTGACACAAACTGAAACTGGGTAAATTCCACTGTTTTTTATTCCAAGTTTAATGCAGTCTGTTCCTCTGCATTCCGCACGTTTGCACCGTggtctgggtgtgtgtctgtccgcCTCGTCCGTTTGCGTCAGAGTTTACGCCCCCTAAAACTGCAACAGTTTTGGGGTGATCTCAGACATCTGCGCAGCAAACTGAATACAACAGCACGTGGAATGGGCGGTCACGACCACACTGCGTTCACGTGGCTGGAGACCAACATTAAGCAGCGCGCGAGGCTGAATCTCACATATTACGAGACAGCATCTGTGCTCGCGGCCATGGCGCTCGAAGTAGAATCTGCTGAGTGAGTAACAATACTGCTGTGCTATGAAAGAGAATAAGTAATTAACGCGATTTGGGCTTTTCTGTCATCATTCAGTCGTACTATAAACTTGACAGTACCAGCCCTGATCACAGAGGAGATAAAACAGGACTTGATAGTCTTCACTTTTGTTCATTTTGCGTAAACTTTGGCTCCTGTCAGGATTTTTGTTGTGTACTGCAGTCATTTGTTGCTCTGTTTTAGTGAAGATTTTAAATCTTTAAGATTTTATACATTGCTTAGTGTTCACTTACATTAACTTATTTGTCATAAGTCTTGTGCGTCATTATGTAAACTCTCTTCGGGCTGTAAAGACTGGATATTTACATGTCAGATCTCTGAGAGTCTGGCTTTGGTTGTAGTCTCTGAGTGACACAACGATTAATAGCCTCAAGGACGCGTCGTCACTGCGCAATTTCCAATCCCTAAACTGAGATTGGAAATTCGAGGCACGTAAAGCAAGTCTAATTCTTAGGAACTTTGGTCTTGACTGTTTTGGGCTCTCCACGCGCACAGTGATGCTTGCTTTGTTTTGCCCATTGCAGCATCATTCGCCTCATCATGCAATATCTGAAGGAGAATAATTTGCATCGTACATTGGCAACACTGCAAGAGGAGTCGACCGTTTCTCTTCACACCGTGGAGAGCATCGAGAGCTTCCTCGCTGACATTAACAACGGTCGCTGGGACGTCGCGCTGCCTGCTATTCAGTATCTAAAACTCCCTGACAAAACTCTCATTGACCTGTACGAACAGGTACAGCCAGCTGGTTACTTATTGATGTGTTCTTAATTTCtaaatcactgaaaacattGAAAACACACTCTTGTGTGTATTTAGTGTGTGGTGTCTGATTAGTGTAGAGTAGAATGGGAGTAGTTGCgtggcggtgtgtgtgtgtatgattgtgtatgtTCAGTCgtgtgtatgcgcatgcatttttgtgtgtgtgcgcgcgcgcgcgcgcgcgtctgtgtgcgtgcgccagtgtgtgagtgtgtgctgtgtattggTGTCACCATTTGTGCATTTTTAGTAGAGTGTGAATTGTGCAGTATTGCCATGTgcagtgtctatgtgtgtgtgtgtgttgtttaagCAGTGTGttagtatctgtgtgtgtgtgtgtgtgtgtgtgtgcatgtgcatgtgtgttacgtagtatctgtgtgtgttaagcagtatctgtgtgtgtgtggttttaaacagtttgttagtatctgtgtgtgtgtgtgtgtgtgtgttaagcagtatccgtgtgtgtgtgtgtgtgttttaggcattatctgtgtgagtgtgtgcgtgtgtgtgtttgtgtgtgtgtttgtgtttgttaggcggtatctgtgtgtgtgcatgcgtgcatgtgtgtgtgcatgcatgtgtatgtgataagcagtatctatgtgtctgtgtgtgtgcgtgtgcatgcgtgttcaGCACTATCGccgtgtgtgtgcaggcgtgtgtgtgcgcgcgcatgcgcgtgtgtgttaagCAGTAtcgctgtctgtgtctgtgtgtgtgcgtgtgcatgcatgttcagcactattgctgtgtgtgtgcaggcatgtgtgcatgcgtgcgtgcgcgtgtgtgttaagCAGTAtcgctgtctgtgtctgtgtgtgtgtgtgcgtgtgcatgcgtgttcaGCACtatcgctgtgtgtgtgtgcaggcgtgtgtgtgtgtgttaagcagtatctgtgtgtctgtgtttttgtgtaggTGGTGTTGGAGCTGATTGAGCTGAGAGAGTTAGGTGCAGCGAGATGTTTACTGAGACAGACTGACCCCATGATAATGCTGAGACACACGCAGCCGGAGCGGTACACGCACCTGGAGACGCTGCTCACCTGTCCGCACTTCAACCCTCAAGAGGTCAGTGTCCGCCCGGCAGTATTTACATCACACAATGTCACCTGTTTAACCTTCTTTCCTACACATTTTtaacctctctcttctttttcactgcGGTGCATACTCACCTTCCGTCGGCTATAGTAATCGGTCTGTTCTACAGCGTGTGTGAGTACAtgtctgagctctctctctctctctctctctctctctgtctgtctgtctctctctctctctctctctgtctgtctgtctctctctctctctctgtctgtctgtctgtctgtctctctctctgtctctctctctctctctctctctctgtctgtaggtgtATCCGGAGGGCAACAGTAAACAGAAGAGGAGGTTTGCTATTGCTCAGGCGCTGGCAGGAGAAGTCTGTTTGGTCCCGCCCTCTCGTCTCATGGCTTTACTTGGTCAGGTGGGACCACTGCTCACTATTGGTTAATCAGTTGTCCATCACTGAAGTCTGAACATCAGAccggggggtgttccagaaagcgggtttagtgcaaactcagagttagttaactcagagtaagtagtaaacctcctaatagaagagcactGTGGCTTTGTTCTgcttggagaatgaagccatagggctgttctattaggaggtttaacTGAGTTAACTGactcagttttcactaaacccgctttctggaatacccccccagCTCATTCTTTCAGCACTGAATCATTTGAATCAAGGCTGTGCGATATGACGATATATATCGTATGACAGAAAAGCACCTTATTGTTTCATATTATGCTCTATTGTTTAAGTCGTTGTGTCGCAAATCACACTCTTTACAGCGATATTATTCGTCATTTGTACGATGCTTTGCATTGTTCTGCAGTACACGGATGCAGGCAGGGAATCTGCATGaaggcaacacaaacaaacacggagGAGAGTGAACATGACACAGAACGGGAGAATTCCAAATAAAACAAGCACCTGGTACCCAAAAGAGAGGGTTACTTTATGCTTGTAATATCACAACCTTTTCTAAAATTACGACTCTATTTCTTTACAGCTTTTATTTaagtctgtgtggttctttcttcagaataGTTTCTTAAACAATTTTTCCAAAGTtatgatacttatgataatgtggtgctgatgtgccaaaagtttaagtatttcgttatttgtgaaacctaaagtgtaacttcacaagatgctccatgttcctcattgTAACACAGGCGGCAGgttgctcttctgatatttcccctctaaaataatgcatagcctaaaattatgactcataatattatgacttttttcttgtaaaattatgactctATTCtagtaatattacgaccttactCTTGAAATCTccgattttttttcctgtgtggcCCTAACACTCCGTTGTACTTTTATTTGTGGAGTATATAATGTAATAAGAAATGGGCCATAACTATTTATTCATTGAATTCACAGAGAGTGTGCTGTATCGTGATATGTATCATTATCGGGATATAAAAGACCCTGTATCGGGAAATGAGATTTTGGTCATATCGCACAGCCCAAATTTGAATGGTCTTGGTTGCAGactgtgtcattttcagtgacagagagtgaatgttGTCCAGTAGGTTTAGGTCTGAGTTTAGTCAGAGGTGTCTTTGATTGACAGGGTCGTATTTGTGAGGGGGCACTGTACCGCCTGCAGGAGACCAAGGCTCTGAAGCAGTTTGGCTCGTTGGCCATGCTGGTGAGGaactcacacacatctgtgtctctctttatgTTTTAACGTTTTAacctgttcatttttcttttgactctGAGTCTTTTCTCAATTATGTTCTATCCTTCCTTTCacgtttttttcttcctctgctcctcaaCGTGAGAAACACTCCTTAGCTTTCACTCTAAACCTCCAAGTCGTCACCTCCTCACTATCCTCCTCTGTCGTgattctcctccctctccccctttctttttctctccctcgtctctccctttctgcccctccccctctctctctgtctctctctctctctctctctctctctctctgtctctctctctctctctctctctctctctctctctctgtctctctctctctctctctctctctctgtctctgtctctgtctctgtctctctctctctctctctctctctctctctgtctgtctctctctctctctctctctctctctctctctctctctgtctctctctctctgtgtctctctctctctgtctctctgtctgtctctctgtctgtctctctctctctctctctctctctctgtctctgtctctctgtctctctctctgtctctctctctctgtctctctctctctctctctctctgtctctgtctctgtctctctctctctctgtctgtctctctctcagtctctgaaATGGCAGCAGCACCAGGGCCTGTTGCCTGCTGGGATGTCTCTGGACCTGTTCCGGGGGAAAGGAGCCGTGAAGGACCAGGATGAAGAGCTCTTCCCAACCCAGCTCAGCCATCTCATAAAGGTCAGGGGTCGGAGGTCAGGGCTACACTGCCGACCTGTCTGTTTGGTTCAGGCATCTTGAGACAAAATCCCCATAACACTGGAGTAGCTGGTCTTTGGGATGTCCTCATGTTTTCATAGTGAGAATGTGCCAGTTTGAGTTATTTCTGGATGTGCTGATGTAACTGAAGGAAAGAACGTCCATCTGGTTAAAACACCCCGAGCAGTCGGCATTCagcctcaacacacacacacacacatacacacacacacacacacacacacacatacacacacacacacatacacacatacacacacacacacacacacatacacatacacacatacacacacacacacacacacacacacacacacacacatacactcatacacacacacacacacacacacacatatatacacacacatccacaaacacacacacactcatacacacacacacacacacactcatacacacacacacacacacacacacatacacatatacacacacacacatccacacatacacacacacacacacacacacacacacacgtatacacacacatacacacacgtgcgcacacgcgcacacgtatacacacgcgcatgcacacacacacacatagataatTGCTTTCCTGGCCTGGGGTCACTCCCACACCTTGACTTGTAGATTAATACTGAAAAAAGTTGCTCTCATATCAGTGCAGGTCAgggctgtgtctctctctctgtcctcaggagctctctcacacacacactgcactgtcacacaccgctcacacaaaccatacacaaactatacacacaccactatcACACACCCCACATAAAGCCTTTCttcgcacacagacacacacacacatacatatacacacacacacactcacacacacacatacacacacacacaaacacacacatattttctaGGGGAGGATTTCTTCAGGGATCAGTCTTACACAAAAATTTAacaagtctgtgtgtatgtgtgtgcgtgtgtgtgtgtgttgcagtttgGAGAGAAGTCTCATGTGGAATGTGCCAAGTTCTCTCCTGATGGTCAGAGTCTCATCACTGGCTCTGTCGATGGCTTCATCGAGGTTTGGAACTTCACTACTGGAAAGATCCGGAAGGTTCGTGTCTCAGAGATCTCATTTAAGATTTGA
This window harbors:
- the LOC115824137 gene encoding stabilizer of axonemal microtubules 2-like, translating into MTKLVKDCPDNESPFPSSRRHRCPHTPPPAVIPLGSDSGPACLLSEYGEKFVSHGNTAVRISKHVPEELQPPEGPISNTTTFRSDYVPHRLTPRAPKPVQVCSPPAVEMALQTTYMQDFTQHPTQRNIVSKTEQHWSPPAKMDTRSVYNEEYRPWSLLKQKPFKTKDNLTISTEKFSALSTAQDDYCPKPGAVARHSFKPVPVLKESPPFEGDTTHRLSYVSHPPQRRAPRQKIVYEPNSVPLEAVSTHRHDYRGLRGERPRSCKARITWDGHRMPFEEVSEFQDKYREWKQPPCVRQRCTASYSPPEGEMELVSTAHGDFKGTRASPARSARPPIKAWSKGAPFEARSAMKEDYRAWESAERSCSAKPPHVRQSPDRFSATTTFRAHYTPKTASRAASFKPEAARLTPRHMETDTVYRCTYSEHKIQPCPASHAQPPGFHYTGKGRGGHLLYRPTAAPEKGVARPATAGSAKPKVSAATRPVKSAIFSPCKS